From Trichoderma atroviride chromosome 1, complete sequence, one genomic window encodes:
- a CDS encoding uncharacterized protein (EggNog:ENOG41), whose protein sequence is MNYTTMAYSTRHRAFHLFPCLPAELRLQIWQETLPDLDGVTLHGYKKGCWDLRDPLPEEFNDEESDALTRADKILDFRHEMLDDVHIDMPIVFVNREARSTALSWARAQGIKMDFNTDKACHVFVLPFNPWQDALFINSHKLEEFCVEPADRLAGLQLRGQSAYSNPDITQVALPHTALTSEMSVFYDLIHWFPRLEVVYIIVDIEIGADMPKHFSAEERRRAKERMKHQRWKTSQTQGHSYAWDSKDRKFVRSIGTPIGFRSMYREIEDYLTVGIAKVFAKRDVERFEIRPVLMIL, encoded by the coding sequence ATGAATTACACCACAATGGCATATTCAACACGGCATCGCGCATTCCACCTTTTCCCATGCCTTCCTGCCGAGTTGCGCCTGCAAATCTGGCAGGAAACGCTGCCAGATCTCGATGGCGTCACTTTGCATGGCTACAAGAAGGGATGCTGGGATCTCAGAGACCCTCTGCCAGAAGAATTTAACGACGAGGAGTCCGACGCCCTGACCAGAGCCGACAAGATTCTCGACTTTCGTCACGAGATGCTAGACGACGTCCACATTGACATGCCCATCGTCTTTGTCAATCGTGAAGCCCGCAGCACCGCCCTGTCCTGGGCCCGCGCGCAGGGCATCAAGATGGACTTCAACACCGACAAGGCCTGCCACGTCTTCGTGCTGCCTTTCAACCCATGGCAGGACGCCTTGTTCATCAACTCGCACAAGCTCGAGGAGTTTTGTGTTGAGCCGGCCGACCGCCTGGCGGGACTCCAGCTCCGCGGGCAATCCGCCTACAGCAATCCCGACATCACTCAGGTGGCCTTGCCTCACACGGCGCTCACGTCGGAAATGTCAGTCTTTTACGATCTGATCCATTGGTTCCCCCGTCTCGAGGTGGTCTACATCATCGTGGACATTGAGATTGGCGCGGATATGCCCAAGCATTTCTCGGCCGAGGAGCGACGGAGGGCAAAGGAGCGAATGAAGCACCAGCGGTGGAAGACGAGCCAGACTCAGGGCCATTCGTACGCGTGGGACAGCAAGGATCGCAAGTTTGTCCGCAGCATTGGCACGCCCATTGGCTTCAGGTCCATGTACAGGGAGATTGAGGACTACCTGACTGTGGGAATCGCAAAGGTATTTGCCAAGAGGGACGTTGAAAGATTTGAGATTCGACCTgtcttgatgattttgtga
- a CDS encoding uncharacterized protein (EggNog:ENOG41) produces the protein MADPDFDIDFYGDADGDANEQSQQEERRQSGEHMRDDYDYHDRDERQRDHEHEDDRRYDGNRSDHAEDSSHHHGVKRKSEEQEADDRPIDNGATAAIMISELSWWTTDDDIRGWLRRAACEKEIKELTFSEHKVNGKSKGQAYIEFQTRQGSTSAKRYIDSVSADIVQPGQKQLTVSYWNPGVNPFRTLPKDAPTRVKEQPRAAPSGSYNDRGNYGGFRGRGGMGGHRGGMNPGFNRNYGGNMGYNNNNMGGGGFNGPMGGGGGGGGGGGSHYLFSGRGGPSGMMRGGQSVMRGRGGGGGGMMGMNPMGGMGMGMPGNMGMGMMQGMNAITIRHSNPQIIIYQRASVTG, from the exons ATGGCAGACCCCGATTTCGACATTGATTTCTACGGCGATGCCGATGGCGACGCCAACGAACAATCCCAGCAAGAAGAGCGGCGCCAAAGCGGCGAGCACATGCGAGACGACTATGACTACCATGACCGAGACGAGAGACAGCGAGACCATGAACACGAAGACGATCGCCGCTACGATGGCAACCGAAGCGACCACGCTGAAGACTCTTCACATCATCACGGCGTCAAGAGAAAGTCAGAGGAGCAAGAGGCCGATGATAGACCCATCGATAATGGTGCTACGGCGGCCATAATGATCTCAGAGCTCAGCTGGTGGACCACAGATGATGATATCAGAGGCTGGCTCCGACGAGCTGCCTGCGAAAAGGAGATCAAAGAGCTCACATTCAGCGAGCATAAGGTTAATGGAAAGAGCAAAGG ACAAGCCTATATTGAGTTCCAAACTCGCCAAGGATCCACCTCTGCGAAGCGATACATCGATTCTGTCTCAGCAGACATCGTACAACCTGGCCAGAAACAATTAACTGTCTCTTACTGGAATCCCGGCGTCAATCCCTTCAGAACTCTTCCCAAAGATGCACCAACCCGCGTCAAAGAGCAGCCTCGGGCCGCTCCCTCCGGGTCATACAATGATCGCGGCAACTATGGAGGTTTTCGTGGCCGAGGTGGCATGGGCGGACATCGAGGCGGCATGAATCCTGGTTTCAACCGCAACTACGGCGGAAACATGGGCTATAACAATAATAACATGGGAGGCGGCGGTTTCAACGGCCcaatgggcggcggcggcggcggcggcggtggaggtGGCTCTCACTACCTTTTCAGTGGCCGAGGTGGTCCTTCAGGGATGATGAGAGGCGGTCAGTCTGTAATGCGTGgcagaggcggcggaggcggcggtaTGATGGGTATGAATCCAATGGGAGGCATGGGCATGGGAATGCCCGGAAACATGGGTATGGGCATGATGCAAGGTATGAACGCCATCACTATACGCCACTCCAATCCCCAGATCATAATCTATCAAAGGGCATCGGTTACAGGCTAG
- a CDS encoding uncharacterized protein (EggNog:ENOG41) translates to MDAMDIDEHMELEEADMDLSEDTSMPDVMETEPQEENPLIQAAGSGQAANASATTPLAAQLQQSHHYPSQAASQPQILPSRRCPIHWTQTPRCLICDIEFWRVQWLIRGYDIGPIPPPPLPIDPRPLHQLSAPFILPSQLPTSNAANSRIGFQGMPPNFPGGFGFGQQQGGGGGGGGNSGDWGNPHGAKRPRPE, encoded by the coding sequence ATGGATGCTATGGATATCGACGAGCACATGGAGCTCGAAGAAGCAGACATGGATCTCTCAGAAGACACAAGCATGCCAGATGTCATGGAGACAGAGCCGCAAGAAGAGAACCCTTTAATTCAGGCGGCGGGCTCAGGCCAAGCGGCGAATGCGAGTGCAACTACGCCCTTAGCGGCGCAGCTACAGCAGAGTCACCACTATCCCTCTCAAGCTGCTAGCCAGCCACAGATCCTACCAAGCCGGCGCTGCCCTATCCATTGGACGCAGACCCCTCGCTGCTTGATTTGTGATATCGAGTTCTGGCGCGTCCAATGGCTCATCAGGGGCTATGACATTGGCCCCATTCCACCTCCGCCACTCCCCATCGATCCAAGACCACTTCACCAACTCAGCGCACCTTTTATTCTACCTTCTCAACTTCCCACTAGTAACGCTGCTAATTCACGCATAGGTTTCCAGGGCATGCCTCCTAACTTCCCAGGCGGATTCGGCtttgggcagcagcagggaggaggcggcggcggtggaggcaaCAGTGGTGACTGGGGCAACCCTCATGGAGCAAAGCGACCACGTCCCGAGTAA